The Dermacentor albipictus isolate Rhodes 1998 colony chromosome 2, USDA_Dalb.pri_finalv2, whole genome shotgun sequence genome has a segment encoding these proteins:
- the LOC135919288 gene encoding adhesion G protein-coupled receptor E3-like, translating to MADVFAVGLHTFGDGGYAPHLHKVNGTWVAGSGFEIGTGSTGLLSLLSVIGTSLSIVGVVLTFITYSLFSDLRTLSGTSLLNLLAAFFLSHLLSVIGVERPSDKRLCVTLGFLLHFLWLAVHCWLAAMSRDMYKTFRDNINLQPSPASEDRKSFLKAAAFAWGLPLLLTGLSGVVHFGTVLDQMSDDRITCWILGRGSYLWTFCLPAFVLAVSDVRYFVKAAILTRYTASLQMNRKTRDRMKRRRYLQLFLYAKLLLVLTLTWVAGLAAQLARLKAVWFAFCILASVQGFFVALAYSCNSRVFRLYSRSLRSGNNRKGYGASDLSGSTDLALLTWEPTPDAV from the coding sequence ATGGCGGACGTGTTTGCCGTGGGACTCCACACTTTCGGCGACGGTGGATACGCTCCGCACTTGCACAAAGTCAACGGAACGTGGGTAGCCGGCAGTGGCTTCGAGATCGGCACGGGCTCCACGGGTCTTCTGTCACTGCTCTCCGTCATCGGCACGAGTTTGTCAATAGTGGGAGTTGTCCTCACTTTCATAACGTACAGCCTGTTTTCGGACTTACGGACGCTGAGCGGCACCTCCCTGCTGAACCTCCTGGCCGCGTTCTTTCTGTCACATCTCCTCAGCGTCATTGGCGTTGAACGACCAAGCGACAAGAGGCTCTGCGTCACTCTTGGTTTCCTACTACATTTCCTCTGGCTGGCGGTTCACTGCTGGCTCGCCGCCATGTCGAGAGACATGTACAAGACCTTCAGGGACAACATCAACCTTCAGCCGTCACCCGCCAGCGAAGACCGCAAGTCGTTCCTCAAAGCGGCCGCATTTGCGTGGGGCCTTCCGTTGCTTCTGACGGGTCTTTCCGGAGTTGTCCACTTCGGCACGGTGCTGGATCAGATGTCCGACGACAGGATCACCTGTTGGATTCTTGGCCGCGGCTCCTACCTCTGGACATTCTGCCTTCCTGCCTTCGTTCTGGCCGTGTCGGATGTTCGGTACTTCGTCAAAGCAGCTATCCTGACCCGTTATACGGCTAGCCTGCAGATGAACCGCAAGACGAGGGACCGAATGAAGCGGAGGCGCTACTTGCAGCTATTCCTCTACGCCAAACTGCTCCTCGTCCTCACTCTTACCTGGGTCGCTGGGCTGGCCGCACAACTGGCTCGACTCAAGGCCGTCTGGTTTGCCTTCTGCATCCTTGCGTCGGTGCAAGGGTTTTTTGTGGCACTGGCGTACTCGTGCAACTCGCGCGTCTTTCGTCTGTACAGCCGATCTCTGCGGTCCGGAAACAACCGCAAAGGTTACGGAGCGTCAGATCTCTCTGGGTCTACCGACTTGGCTTTGTTGACTTGGGAGCCGACGCCGGACGCTGTGTGA